ATGGCTCAGGTAGAGCAGATGCTGACTGTTACAAGATcttaaattgcttttctgtgttgaaTAATTGAGCCTTACTATCCAGGGAGTTCGGTTACCAGGAGCAGTAGAGATGCAGAGGCTCTAGttactgcaggcagcagtgatGAGGTCTGCACTGGCCTGAAACCCAGCATGTGCTTGCCTCAGAACCACGGAGAGGTTTCTTATCTGCAAGCTGAGAAAGGATTGGTAATATCCCATCAGCTGGACATACTTATTCCATCTTCCCATCCAGCTGGCTGGAGGCCAGGGAGCAGAAGGGGCAGTACATAATTAACTGCTGCTCCTCTGGGTTTCTCCAAGTCTGAGGAGTTCCAGAGGAGAAGGGGGTGAAGTTCTCTGGGCTTTATTGACTTGTAGAGTGGtctcagcagctccctgggaAGCTGAAGTTGTCCGTGGTTTGCTGGTAGTGGGAGGAGGGCAATGGTTGCTGTACATTCTTTTTGCACTAAAGTactgtatctttttctttccatgtgtTGATTTCTTGGACCAGTTATTACAGTAAGTATTGATTTTTACTGATGCTCTATGGAAGCATATGTAACGTCTGAAATGAAGTGTTCTAAGTAGGAGAAGGTCTTTATCTTGAGCTAAAGGCCCTTTAGCTTTTGTCATTGTAAGGTGATGTAGATTAAACGCCTTTACCAACTGTGGCACAGCCACAAACAGTTTGTAACTAGGGACAGAGATCTTGATTGCAGCCATGCTTAGCTTCACAAATGGGAATGTACCATTGCCTAGATAAAGGATTCAAAGAAAGTTAGCTCATACCATTACATCCCTTTTAATAACCTTCTTCTGAATTTGATATTTCCTTTTTACATGCCAAGTGTTTCGCTGgcttgtgcttttgtttctgctccCTTGAGGGTGGATAGGGTTACCTTTGGAAGTCCTTTTCTACTCacagtaataatgataaatggAAAGTGGTTTTGCTTACTGTGCTTCTTGTCCCTTCCCTTTCCAGTGGCAAAAGCTCTCAACACATCAGTTTAATACTCTTCATTGGAAGAGTTATATACAAATATGTACTCGGTGTTGGATCAATAATCTCTTTGAAAAGACAATTTCTGCCTAGTTAACTTATGTTACCCCTTCTAAACTCTCAGTGAAGTGGCAGATCCTGTCCTTTACAGAGAAAGCTACTTATAAACCCCAAATGTTTTCCTACAGCAATGGAACTTCtggtttttaaagtaaatgacTTCGGGTTTGTTTGATCTTCTGTGTTTAGTGATCAGACAGTTTTGCTAAAAGCAATGATGCATTTACAGATAATTCTCAAGTTCCCTAAATCAAACCCCAGTCAAGTATAATTCTTGGAGTTGATTTTCCTACTGCCTATCTAGCTAATGGAAGATGAGTTAAATATCCAAAGAATAACAGGAAGCTTTATTTTGATGACAGAATGAGTATATGAAGGATGACTTCCTGATCAAAATCGAAACCTGGCATATATCAGATCTTGGAACACAAGAGAATGTAAGTACTTGTGTTGTGTGTTTTATTCATCTCTTTAATGTCACAGTGCTGCTCTCCGTGCTAGATTAGATAGTTGCTGTGTGGAGCTGTCTGTTTGCTGTGTTATTGTGCTACCAGGGCAGAGACTCTCTCCTGCTGGCTTCTCATATCTGCTGCACAAAACTGCCCCCCAAGCACTTGCTGTGTGTGAGCACCTCTGCTTCTCTAGAAGGTTGTGTGTTTACCACAGTGTCCTCTCTGTACGTGGACAGGGAATACTGGGTGTCTGCATCTCCATCTGGGGTTTATGATCTTAGAATGGGATTGTTCTCTGGTGAAATCATTTACATTAGTCTTGTGCTTTCACTGCAGGTTCATAAACTGGAGCCAGATGTATGGAAGAGTGTAGAAGCTATTTATATAGACATTGCTGATCGGAGTCAAGTACTTCCCAAGGTATGGTAGGTGGGTAAGAGCTCCCTAGTGTGGGCGGCCTTGTGCTAAAAGAGAGATAATGTACACACTGTGTTCTCTGGGGTGGTCACAGGTAACAGGACAAATGAGAGGatggaaagaggaggaaaagtgtTCCTTAAATGTGTTTAAGTAAGCTAGAGGAAGAGCTATTCTGAAAGCTATGTTAATGCTCTCTGTAAAACAGTGTACGTATGGAGTTCTACAGCACTGCAGCTGATTATAATGCTTGAATAGCAAGGAATGGCACTGCCCTTTCCATACAGGGTCATTTTTAAACTGCCTCCTTTTTGAAACTGAGCCCTGGCTTCACAAGTGTGTCTTGACTTCATGTAGCTAATCCTGGTTTCTAAGAGTCACCCCATTTACTGCAAGAAACTAAGGGATGTTTCTGTACTGGTCAAGGAAAATACACCTGGAACAGAAGACTTGTGAAGAAGGTGCTACAAATTGATCACTTTTGGCACTAAACTGATGATGATTTGagtttggtttaattttgaGTGAATTAGGGGTATAAGTAGAGTACATACCCCAAATGCAGGAGGGGAATGCTGCGAATTATTTCCTGTGCAATAGCGGGCATAACTGATGCCTCTTTCTTTTTGGTGGTGCTATGAGCTTGTCTGTACTTGTCTCCTAGTGTGCAGTATGTGAGCATCATACTGATGTAGTGCTATGAAAAATCCAAGCTATCACAGCTCCAGAAAACATAGctattttctgcagcagcagtattTAGCTGCCAAAGAATGAGTGGTTATAGGAAGCCTATCCTGAAGGTTTACACATCTTCTGATAGATTTACCCCAAAGGAGTCCTTACAAAGGTCATATCAGTTTGTTACCACTTCTTCATATAGGTCTAGGACACAGCACAGGGGGGAGAAATATGTTTCCTTGAAGAGTGCCTGACCTAATGTTGAAGTCTGAAAACAGTAGCTCTTGAGAAGGCAGTTAGAGGTTAGTCTTTGCCCATCAGAAACATAAATCCTTTGTGGTGGTGAGCAGCTGGGTAAGAGTGGGATAATTTGTGGTTAATCTCCTGTGTCTGTCCAATAGGATTACAAGGCAGAGGAAGatccagcaaaatttaaatCTGTCAAGACTGGACGTGGGCCTCTGGGTCCCAACTGGAAGGTATGTATTGGATGAGATCAGGAGCTGTATCAGTTTACATGACTGAAGTACAGATACTGGGGCTTGGAGCCAGGGATAGGTATCTAAACCACAGGATCCACTTCTGtggagggaaaggcaggacTCAGCTGGTGATCTGTTCTGGAGTTAAAGGAAATGGAAGAGTTTGGTACAAACAGAATGAGTTCCAAGAAATCACCAGGGCTGTCTGGTGTTCAGCCCAAGGGTTCACCCAGGAGAATTCAAGGATGAAATAGCAGAGTTATGAGCAGCAGTGTTTAACCTTTCGCTGAAATCCTTGGAATCTCAGGACTCTAGAAGGGCAAATATGATGCCAGTCTTTAAAAGGGACCCTGAGTGGGATCTGGGGAACTATGAGTGTGCAAGTCTCTAGCAGGTCAACCTAGAAGCTGAGGTTGTAAAGAGGATGTGGCTCCTGTAAAAGGAAGCAGGGAAGTCCATCTTGCAAACCTTGTGGAGTTTCCTTTAAGGCTTGATAATGATGCGGATGACTTGGATGATATCATCTATTGGCAAAGGTTTTAGGGAGGGACGTTTTCAAAAGACTTCTAAGCAAACTAAGTTGCTGTGGCATTAAGAGTGAAGATATTGAAAGACATTAATTCAGTGGAAGAAAGAatagaggagaggaaggaataaTCCATCCTCAAAATGGAGGGAAGGCCATCTGTGGAGAAACTAGGATTGATTTTCATCGTGATCTTAAATACCGTGGAAAAGGGGTGAGCAAAAAGATGTGACAAAACTTGTCAGTAAAAAACAGGTAAGGTGTAAGGATGCAAGATGAGTATGAGGAATTGTGGAAAGAATTCATGGTTATGACTGAAGgagctgctttcctggagaCATTTGACCTAAGTCCTGATGTGAATGTCTCTGTGTCTTTGCAGAAGGAGCTGGGCAAACAGACAGATTGTCCATACATGTGTGCTTACAAACTGGTAACAGTCAAGTTCAAGTGGTGGGGTCTGCAAAATAAAGTCGAGAACTTTATACAGAAGGTAAGTGAGCTCTTTGATGGGGAGAGATGTGGAAATGAGGCATCATCTCCCACCTGCTCTAGCACTTCAGCTTCTGCTAATAGTGTATTCTTCTTGGTGATACTAACTTGAAACCCAGTCATGTCACCACAGGCAATACAATGAAGGCCTCTGCCTGATACACTGCAAGGTGTTAAAGTTGGATTCAGTTTGGTTGTTCTGTAAATTGGCTATTGAACCATTTTCACTCTAATGTAAGGAGGTGATGAAGGTAAACTGGCTGTTTGGTGGTGGTTGATAGATCAGCCTGAGAACTGGGGTCATTTGATAGTTGATTTGTGGATGATGAGATGATGCATGTATGCTAGGGTTATTTTGGTCAGGGGCAAGACGTGGGTAGATACCTACAGCTTCAGTTATCCAGTGCTGATCAGCTGAGGATCTTTCTGGCAAGTGCTACAGCTCTAGTCATGTTTTCCTCTCCTATTCTGCTGCTTGAAAAACCTGTGTTAAAAAATAAGCAGATGGTGGGAAACTTTATTACTTAAAACCATGAGTAATTGGTGTCCTGAAAAGAGCTTTCTCTGCAGCAGAGTTCTTAACCTATGaactgcagcaggatgctggacCTGGGAATTGGTAGGTGCAATGTTCATAAAATGCGCATGACTTCAGAGCACGGAGACTGCTCAGTGGTTAATATTGATGAAGTACAGTGCTCCTTCTGCAAAAGCAGTTCTCTGGTGATATAACCTAAAGAGAACCCTAAGGACGAatgactgtgctgctgcaggatttCAAATGCTTGTAACAAAAGCCCTGAACAAAGCAGTGTCTTGTATCGTTTTCTCCTGAGTGTCTCTTTAGCTACACGGTTGTGTCAAAGGAGTCGAACTGCTTTTGATGAGAGCAGGTTAACAGATGTGAAACCGTAATTGGTAAAGCTGAAGTGTCCCGTCCTTAATGCGATCTCTCCAAGAGGCATTGTGTACCCCTGTCTAATGTAATGATCCTGTCTAGCTTATCTCCTATAAAATGGAAGTAAATTGCTCCTAACTTGAAGTAGTTTCTGCCCATTTTGGGTGTGGAAAACAAGTTTAGGCTTGTTTTTAGgtcactgtaaaagaaaaaagcaagataaGTGCATACGAACCCTTTACATTTGGTAACCTTCAGTTTTCAGCAAGGATTATCgtaagaaatacttttattctGGTCCTCCTTTTTACTGCACCTTCAGGCCAACGATTGTGCTTTAAGTAAACCTAACCTGAAGCGCTTGGTTCAGTCGGAACACTACTGTCAAATCAAAGGAAATTACTAAAGCATTCACTAATTCCTTCAATGCTCTGTCTAGgcttgggggagaaaaaaagcatttctctgtgGATTTGAGGCTGTAGATATTCTGTTAAAGGAATACAAATGAGCTAGCTCCAGTTTCCAATTGTGGCAGCGCCACAGAAAGGTGGGCGAGAGAGCCAGTGCTTCAGTGTACGCATCTCTGACAATTGTTACAATCCAGTTAGATCCATATTAATTGCCCTCTGAGTCAGCTCCTTGTATGTTTtactcctccctcctcctccttttgcaGCAAGAAAAGCGTCTCTTCACAAACTTCCATCGGCAGCTCTTTTGCTGGCTGGATAAGTGGGTTGATCTGACTATGGAGGACATCCGTAGGATGGAAGAGGAGACCAAGAGACAGCTGGATGAGGTCAGTGGAAAAGCAGGGCAGGTGTGGGTTGGGTGAGACACTGCTGCTATCCAGTACAGTGGAGAGAGGAAAGACTGCAGCATTGTCATAGCATAGTGTGTATTGTCCTCCTGCTATTTAGGTCATGCTGCTTGTGGTTTGAGTGATTGGCTATGACTCTGTTGTGCTGGCATCTCCTTCTAATCATTATGGACTTCTCCTTCTGTTTGTTGTTGAGCCAGTAAATGTGTTGAACCACAGGTAATGAGAGTATGAGTGGCAATGATTCCTTTATTGCTTTAATATCTTCTATTAGCTTTTACCCAAAGCTGGTCATTTTTGTCCTCATTAATTTCCAAAAAAGCAGTTCAGTAAAAGGATTTTTAGCTCTTAAGTGCTATGAGCAGGTACTGGGGGTGTGTAACAGGGTTTGGTAATAAGGAGTACATTGTTCTGTGATTTGTGTCCTGCACTGCacccttctcttccttcatgCTTCAGGATTTTTCATTCGTGTACACTCTGCCCTTTGGATAATGGTCCCAGATCCTAGTAACAACAAATGGTCCCTGCACGTGTGTATGCCCAAACACTGATTTGGGATGCTCAGATACAGTTGGTGGCTTACATAAAGGAAGTAGCTTAACTTGTTCCGTACCAGTAAATCCTGAGATAACATCATGTGAGAATCAGCACTGGAataatgtttcttctttcagatgAGAGAAAAAGATCCAGTGAAAGGAATGTCGGCTGCAGATGACTAACATGACTTCTTCCTGTGCACTGTAGGTATCAAAAGAGGTTGATAAAGCTCTGTGTTGCtttatttaggagaaaaaaaatacgTATTTGGGTAAGAAATGATCCCTGGTCATAGCTTCTGACAGGCAAATCTTGGTATTAACTGTGGTCTCTTAGTGAGCCTGTTTCACTGCTGGGTTGAGGAGTGACTACTGTCTTGTTTCAGAGCTATCCTAAAGAAATGCCTGAGGGAAAAGTGTAAGAGAAATGTGTTAGAACATTTTGTAGTCTTCACCACTATTCTTATTTCTGCAATGCATGTGTTACTTCCCATGACTTGCAGGGGAACTTTTGTCAGGTCCAAAAGAGTAAGCTGGACCTGTAGATACTTAGAATatatttggaaacagaaaattccTTTGCAGATATGCTTGGAATGTATTTCTTGCATTGTTTAACAGTAGTTAATGGACCAAGGCCCGGAGCATCATTTGCACatcacaggaaaagcagcaatgaCAGTTTTAAAGCTATTGCCttgtttttcatctctttcCCTCTGAGTATGTTAACTTGGCATGGGAGGGACTGTCACACTGGAGAGCACGTATGAATTTGCCTTTGTTGGCCAAGTCCCCAGGATGCAATCTAGGCTGTGTGCTGGAGGGTAATGTGTGAGCAGTGCTGAGATTGTTCAACCTCATTCTGTTAAATTGAGTCATCAGTTTGGGTTTGGTGACTTTTTCTTAGATACTGTACAGAAATAGCATTAGGGAATTAAGAaggcaggagaaagaagagattgCGCATTTCGGTAGAGATACCCAAGTCACTAGACATAACTTTTCCAGGGCAGTAAAACACCATCCTAGCCATGGTGAGAGAGAGTGGGATCAGGCACAGCCATAGCACCATCAAGGACTCTCTGTTTACCTCTGCTTGTCCTCTTGTTATCTGCTGGTGGTTTGGTGGTGGGGAACACAAGGCGAGGGAGTGTCCAAAGGAGTGTCTTCTGATAGACACACATCATTTACGTAATGCAACTTAAAGCTTTTTAGTTCCCTCCTGATTCATGCTCACTGCTTAGAGAAATGAGTGTTTGGTTGTATCAGAGCCTCTGAACTTTCTGAGATGGTTTAAATCACAACTTCGGTTTGTCGCTTTTAGGCTGTGTTGTCACTTCTGCTCTGGATCAGTGCTGAAGTGTAGTGATGCAGTGGTGTGTTGCCATTGTCTGGTGACAGCGTGTCCCACGTTTGCTTTCTGAAGGTTCAGCTGCTCTTCCCAAGTGCTTCTAAACCGTTTTCCTCTTGTCTCTCGTAGTTTGCAAGACAGTCGTCAGGAAGGCCCAGGGAATCCACACTCTGACTGACGGACCATCTCTGGATCAAGCCTTTCTCTATCCAACCGGCAGGCGATTTTAAATCTCCCATAGCTAATTCTAGATGCCCCTTAATATTGTGAGCAAATAGACCGTCTGGTACTAAGCACTCCAACGTTAGCACGTGTACGAAGGAGGCAGCTCCTTGGAGACGTGTGACTTAGAGATCGCTGTATTTACGGCTCCTCCCTCCTTTATTTTCATTGTGTTCAGACCAATTTCCATGTGGCCCTGTTTGATTTCCAAGTGACATTTTTAGCTAAAATAGTCTTGTGATGTGGTGActtagatttattattttttttccctgttttttatgtttttgggttgttttttttttccaagtgggaTAAACTGCCACCTTTGTTCCTGCCCAGCCCTTCACCATTCTTTGCATAGTCTGTTTGGAGAGGGAAACTGTCAGTATTTTAGAGTGCAGAACTATTCCACAAAATGCTATGCTCTGACCCTTGCTCCCAGGGTAAGAAATTTAATGGCATGTAATCCAAATACATAATCAGGAGTAGCCAGATATAGTTCTTGGTCTGTGATGAATTGTGATCCGTGGCTTCTGCACGGCATTACTTTGTTCTGTCTTAGCACACATGAATTAAAGGCTCTGCAGAAGCTGcatgcagcatccctgtgcttgGGCCTTCAGCACTTAACCGTTGAGTTCCACTTTAGGGGCACATGGTCCCTTTGGCCTCTGTTGCTCTGTTGTCCTTCAGCTGCGTGTGTCACTTCTACATAATCATTATGGAAAGTTGCTTGGCACACATTGCAGTGTCTTCCTGGTTCTTTATTTACTAAAGCTTCCCATAACTTACAAAGCTAAAATGAATTTGGCtccataataataataatgtgaTTTCCTAGACAAATTGGGATGTAGCAAAAGCTGGGGTACAAGTAAAGTCTTGGTATCTGAGTCCATCCAGATGCCTGGGTTGGCGGTTCTGCTCAGCAATAATATTCTTCCCATTGTAAGACTGACTAAACTATCTCCTTTCTTACCCTAAAAAAGAGCAGCTTTTAAAGACCTGCAGTTGTTTTCTAGGGTATCTGTTGGTTATTATAAATCACAAAGGACGCTGTTAATGTAAAGAGCTCGGTTATTAATGAACTTCCAATACTTACTGTAACTATCTTTATGTTGATATCAGCTTTAGACAATCAAATAAGCAGAACAGAAtcaaagaaatgctgctttattAAATACATATGAGAAGAAAACCCAATTTCCTTGCTTATGCCTAAGGCCCAATGTTTGATTTATCCTTTATGTTTTCCTAGTAGCAATCACTTTACTTTCCACTTCTGTCTTTGGCGGCACTAACATGAAATACCCGATGCCAAGCACAGTCGTGGCTCTGTCACCACCTTTGAGGAGTCTTTGTGGCATTGACTCCTTCAGCCCTTCACATTCCTGCAAGCAGGAGATCCTGACACGATCCTGACAAGGGATCCGAAGTGTTTTCGGAGCGAGGGAAGACGAGGTGTGCTCTGGAGGGGAGAGGATGGCGCTTGGTTCCTGGGGGAGGGGGCAGTTTATCCCTTTACTTTTAGTTCGTTCTGTTTGCCTTACTCATGTCAAAGTGCAATAAGCTCTGAATTGTACCAGTAACTCTGGCAGGCTCCTCTCAGTGACCTCAGGTGGCTTTGTGGGGCAGGGGTGGGCTCTGAGGGGTTTTTAGCGCTCTCACCAGGcacaaataaaacagatttcatgtagaatacttaaaaagaaactgcattttaatcCGTGAGGCTCTTTGGGACCAGGATGGTTTTGTGGCATCTCCTCTCGCTGTTGCAGAAGTAGGCCCCAGTTGTAGTTCTTTGAGTTGCGAGTATTTTTAACAGAGAATTCATGCACTGACTTCCGTTCCTGTTTGTCTGTTACGTCTCGAGGGATTCTTACACTTGAGGACAACCTGGGAATACAACACAACACACTTGTTCTTTCAGTTCCTGTTATCCAAGAGGCTTTTGAGCCGGTGACTCTAATCACAGTGGAAGCAGATTGTAACATTCCACCCTGCAATCCTTTTCTGATCCTCTGGTTTCAGAATGAGAGCTTTTACACAAAGCTTTCCTGATTAGTggggaaaaatgggaaaaaagcaaGACACAGGAACTCCAGCTTGGTTATTTCCACCTTTCCCTGCccctttgctttctgtccttCCAGTTTAATCCAAAGTGGAAGCATCCCTCAGCCTCGGGATAGACAAATCCTATCACGACCTTCCCACCTCGATGCGTGGTGAGTGTCTTTTGTCAGCTTCAGCAGGAACCCCTCAGCCTGCCGGCTCCATGAGGGGTTGTTGCTGGGCTGTTGGTCCATTGTAG
The Lathamus discolor isolate bLatDis1 chromosome 14, bLatDis1.hap1, whole genome shotgun sequence genome window above contains:
- the PITPNA gene encoding phosphatidylinositol transfer protein alpha isoform, which gives rise to MVLIKEYRVILPVSVEEYQVGQLYSVAEASKNETGGGEGVEVLVNEPYERDGERGQYTHKIYHLQSKVPTFVRMLAPEGALNIHEKAWNAYPYCRTVITNEYMKDDFLIKIETWHISDLGTQENVHKLEPDVWKSVEAIYIDIADRSQVLPKDYKAEEDPAKFKSVKTGRGPLGPNWKKELGKQTDCPYMCAYKLVTVKFKWWGLQNKVENFIQKQEKRLFTNFHRQLFCWLDKWVDLTMEDIRRMEEETKRQLDEMREKDPVKGMSAADD